Below is a genomic region from Jiangella gansuensis DSM 44835.
GTCGTCGTCGTGCGGCTGTTCGGCCGGCTGGTCCGCGGCGGAGCACCAGCGGGGACGTTAGGGCTGGCCACCGCCGCCATCGGCGGCGGGATGGGCGTGGCCGGGCTGTTCGAGGTGGTCCGGTGAGCGGGATGCTGACCGGGGCGTACGTCCCCGGAGCGTCGCCGGTGCACCGGGCGCCGGCCGGGTTGAAGCTGGCGCTGCTGGCACTGGCCTGCACAGCACTGCTCCTGGCCCGCACACCGCTGCTGGTGGCTGGGTCCGCGGTGATCGTGGCCGGGTTGTTCGCGCTCGCCCGGATCGGGCCCGCGGCCGCCTGGACGCAGTTGCGGCCGCTGCGGTGGTTCGTCGTGGTGCTCGTGGTCGTGCAGCTGGTCATCGCCGACCTGTCTACGGCGGTGACGCTGACCGGACGGCTGGTCCTCGCGGTCGCGCTGGCCGCCCTCGTCACGCTGACCACGCGCACCACCGACCTGATGGCGGCGCTGGAACGGGCCCTCCGGCCGCTGCGGCGGGTCGGCGTCGACCCGGCCCGGGTGTCGCTGACCATGTCGCTGGCGCTGCGCAGCGTGCCCGTGGTGGCCGCGATCGCCGGGCGCCTGCGGGAGGCGCGGTGGGCACG
It encodes:
- a CDS encoding energy-coupling factor transporter transmembrane component T, with the protein product MLTGAYVPGASPVHRAPAGLKLALLALACTALLLARTPLLVAGSAVIVAGLFALARIGPAAAWTQLRPLRWFVVVLVVVQLVIADLSTAVTLTGRLVLAVALAALVTLTTRTTDLMAALERALRPLRRVGVDPARVSLTMSLALRSVPVVAAIAGRLREARWARGGRRSARAFAVPLVVGVLRHADAMGEALRARGLDD